The Sandaracinus amylolyticus genomic interval TGCCAGTCCTTGCCGAACGCCGCGGCAATCGCGGCGACGCACGTCAGCACGCTGATCCCGTAGAGCAGCAGCACCACGCGACGGTGGGTGAACCCGAGGTCGAGCAGTCGATGGTGAATGTGCCCGCGATCCGCGGAGAAGATGGGGCGGCGCTCGAGGAAGCGACGCAGCATCGTGAACAGCGTGTCCGTGAGCGGCACCCCCAGCGCGACGACGGGCACGAGCAGCGCGACGACCGTGCTCTCCTTCTGCCGCCCACTGAGCAACGCGGAGGCCCCGAGGACGTACCCGAGGAACATGCTTCCGGTGTCGCCGAGGAACACCGTCGCGGGGTTGAAATTGTAGTAGAGGAACGCGAGCACGGACGCACCGAGCGCCACGTTCAACACCGCCGCGAGATGGTTCTCCGTGGTGAGCGCGACGATCGTGTTGGTGATCGCAGCGAAGAACACCATCCCGCTCGCAAGGCCGTCGAGCCCATCGATGAGGTTGATCGCGTTCACGAACGCGAGGATCCACCCGACGCTCATCACGTAGCTCGCTACCGGCGCGAACTCGAAGCTGCCGATCCACGGCAGGTCGAAGGCCTCGATCCGCGCGCCCGCGGCCCACGCGACGCTCGCCGCGATGCTCTGGAAGGCGAGCTTCTTCTTCGCTCCGAGCGCCCGGACGTCGTCGACGGCGCCGACGCCCGCGAGCAGCAGGCCGCCAACCAGGAAGCCGAGGATCGGCGTCGGCGCGCCCGCGAACGCGCGTCCCTGGTGAACGTCCCACGCCGCGACGCACGCGAGCGCCGTCACGTACCCCGCGACGACCGCGAGGCCTCCCATGCGTGGGGTGGCCGTGGTGTGCACGCGGCGCCCGCCGGGTTGGTCGACGGCGCCGAGCCTTCGACCGAGAGCCCGAGCCGCAGGAGTCGCTATCCCGGCGACCGCGAGCCCGACGCCCGCGGCGATGGCAAGATCCGTCCACATCTCGGCGCTCTCGTTCGTTGCAGCCGGTCAGCGAGGATTCAACGAGGAGGACCGAACGGAACCATGCTGGGGTCCCATGGTCAAGCGGCAGGCGCGGCGGCTGCGTGCCGCTCGCTTCGCGCGCGTCGCGATGCGCGCTCGTAGAACGCGATCGTCTCGCGCGTCATGCGTTCCCGCGTGAAGTACGAGCGAAGTCTGTGCGCCCCACCTGCTGCCAGCCGTTCGCGCAGCGCGCCATCCGAGAGCAGCGCGCTCACTGCACGCGCATAGGCGTCGATGTCGTACGGACGCACGAGCAGCCCAGTCTCGTCGTGGTCGAGGATCTCGTTCGACGCCGGCACGTCGAACGCCACGACCGGCGTTCCGGCCGAGAACGCCTCGAGAAACACGACACCCAACCCCTCCGAGATCGACGGCACGAGCACGACGTCGGACGCGGCCATGAACGCAGCGGCATCCGGGCGATAACCCGTCATCACGACGCTCTCGGAGAGACCTCGTGCCGCGATCGACGCACGGATCTCGTCTTCGAGCGGACCCGAGCCCACGATCACCAGCTTCGCGCTCGGATGCGCGCGACGCACGTGGACCATCGCGTCGACTGCATGGCGATGGCCCTTGAAGCCGACGAGGCGCCCTACCATCGTGATCTGCGGAGCTCCGAGACGATGCTCGGCGCGCGGCTGCATCGGCGCGGCGGCGAAGTCGAACCCGTAGTGGATGACCTCCATCTCCCGCCGCGCGATGCCGGACTCGACGAAGAGCCTGCGAAGCCCACGCGAGATGGCGTAGGACGCCGTGACCTGCGACTCGGCGACCCAGCACGCAGTCCGATACGCGTTGCGTGGAACGCGTCGAGGGTCGAAGCCGTGCTCGTTGGTGAAGCGTTCCTCGTAGCCGTGCTTCGTCGAGACGCGCGCGACGCGTCGCGGCAGTGCGGGACGCGCGAGGGCGCCGACGAAGTCGGCGTGGACGAGGTGCGTGTGGAGGACGTCGAATTGCTCGTCGCGCACGAGGCGAGCGAGGCCGAGGACGTCGCTCGCGCGCGGGACCCGGCCGAGCGGGAGTACGTAGTACGGAACCTCGGCGGCGCGAAGTCGGCGGTACATCGCGTCGTTCCGCGAGCGGTCGGCAGCCGTCACCAGCGCGGCGAAGCGGGCGTCGACCCCTGCGGCGCGGAGCGCAGGCAGGATCTCGAGCAGATACCGCTCCGAACCCGCCATGCCACCGAGCTTCTGAACGTGAAGTACCTTCACTCTCCCACTCTCCCGACGGCGCGACGCTCCTGCGGCGACATGGTTGTAGCTCGCGGCCAGGCGTCGCCGAGCAGCTCTTCGTAGAGCGCAAGATGCGACGCGACGATCGCACCTCGTCCGAACCGGTCACGCGCGCGTTGCGCCGCTCGCCGCCCCATCGCTTCGAGCCTCGCTCGATCGGACAGCGCATCGGAGA includes:
- a CDS encoding glycosyltransferase family 4 protein, with protein sequence MWTDLAIAAGVGLAVAGIATPAARALGRRLGAVDQPGGRRVHTTATPRMGGLAVVAGYVTALACVAAWDVHQGRAFAGAPTPILGFLVGGLLLAGVGAVDDVRALGAKKKLAFQSIAASVAWAAGARIEAFDLPWIGSFEFAPVASYVMSVGWILAFVNAINLIDGLDGLASGMVFFAAITNTIVALTTENHLAAVLNVALGASVLAFLYYNFNPATVFLGDTGSMFLGYVLGASALLSGRQKESTVVALLVPVVALGVPLTDTLFTMLRRFLERRPIFSADRGHIHHRLLDLGFTHRRVVLLLYGISVLTCVAAIAAAFGKDWQVGLALLAAVLVVLASARFAGYFRLRVVREASEVAKSQVRNRIALALAGSHTTASEYLCRLSTVVLEVDGFVRCELVRDEQVLWSWQDSHEKVAHPNSYEYVWNVDERTWRLRFFVDPDLASSTEIEPLLQLTGEVAAHILARDTSWRAVVRESRPALQAATRVTAAPREGEPLGASSGADA
- a CDS encoding glycosyltransferase family 4 protein, translated to MAGSERYLLEILPALRAAGVDARFAALVTAADRSRNDAMYRRLRAAEVPYYVLPLGRVPRASDVLGLARLVRDEQFDVLHTHLVHADFVGALARPALPRRVARVSTKHGYEERFTNEHGFDPRRVPRNAYRTACWVAESQVTASYAISRGLRRLFVESGIARREMEVIHYGFDFAAAPMQPRAEHRLGAPQITMVGRLVGFKGHRHAVDAMVHVRRAHPSAKLVIVGSGPLEDEIRASIAARGLSESVVMTGYRPDAAAFMAASDVVLVPSISEGLGVVFLEAFSAGTPVVAFDVPASNEILDHDETGLLVRPYDIDAYARAVSALLSDGALRERLAAGGAHRLRSYFTRERMTRETIAFYERASRRARSERHAAAAPAA